In uncultured Desulfobacter sp., one DNA window encodes the following:
- a CDS encoding TonB-dependent receptor yields MRIKTTLACLAATVSILGAGLVRAEGPAGTTLETITVTANKIEEDITDVPQSITVIDDEVLKEKGIEDIPDVITEIPNMFFKPAFNENVNFRGLNVSYHTGQYPVVIYIDGVAYSTGGKSFNASLVNAERIEVLRGPQGTLYGKDAIGAVIKVVTKEPTNEWHGDIGTEYGSYNNIPGSFNVNGPLIQDKLYIGLNGRYQQEDGWITNDYTGDDEANKSNSRNLGAFLLYKPTDRFTAKINLSNDAYDTYWPDGYALPGAVDASEFNRDDAEHTSYDVDTFSEIDSLAQSLQLKYEFDSVTLSSTATHRKLENELVYDLDKTSDTICDGLTVFGDTETETWAEELRLVSNNTEGVRWIAGVYLETEEVENGPYGIQFGTSESAYEQNSESVTESETMAVFGQTMIPFLDNFELTLGARYQQIEKEMDLDTYYGPVGVNNSDPYYSLQADKTWDVFLGKIALSYRLNDNLNTYASLAQGYMPGGFNDYAGSGSEEDNTFDPQQSINYEIGVKGKWNRLRLAAALFYMDIEDIHISKFENEVWVTDNADSAHSLGAELELTYFLTDSIELTAAIGIIKAEYDDYDTGTAVYDGESIKDTPSHTVRIGAAYFHPSGFYDSGDVANQGKVPYYNDAKEEFGELDSYTVADVRIGYRFKGYDIYAFCNNLTDEEYMTMYSSGSRSSLGNFGDPRTLGIGVRYSF; encoded by the coding sequence ATGCGCATTAAAACAACACTTGCCTGCTTAGCGGCCACCGTGAGTATCCTTGGGGCCGGTTTGGTCCGGGCGGAAGGCCCGGCAGGAACAACACTGGAAACCATCACCGTTACGGCCAACAAGATCGAGGAGGACATCACCGATGTTCCGCAGAGCATCACGGTCATTGACGATGAGGTCCTCAAGGAGAAGGGGATTGAGGATATCCCTGATGTCATCACCGAGATCCCTAACATGTTTTTTAAGCCTGCTTTTAACGAGAACGTTAACTTCAGGGGGTTGAACGTCTCGTATCATACCGGCCAATACCCGGTGGTCATCTATATCGACGGGGTAGCCTACAGCACTGGGGGGAAAAGTTTTAACGCTTCGCTGGTCAATGCCGAGCGGATCGAAGTTCTGCGCGGTCCCCAGGGTACGCTTTACGGCAAGGACGCCATCGGTGCGGTTATCAAGGTGGTGACCAAAGAACCGACCAACGAATGGCATGGAGATATCGGCACCGAATACGGCAGTTATAATAATATTCCGGGCTCTTTCAATGTTAACGGCCCCCTCATTCAGGATAAGCTTTATATCGGGCTGAACGGTCGCTATCAGCAAGAAGACGGCTGGATCACAAATGACTACACCGGTGACGATGAAGCCAATAAAAGTAACAGCCGGAACCTCGGCGCGTTCCTGCTGTACAAGCCGACCGACAGGTTCACTGCAAAAATCAACCTATCAAACGATGCTTATGACACTTACTGGCCGGATGGTTACGCCTTGCCCGGTGCTGTCGACGCCAGCGAGTTCAATCGGGACGATGCCGAGCATACCTCCTACGATGTAGACACTTTTAGTGAGATCGATAGTCTGGCGCAGAGTCTTCAGCTGAAGTACGAGTTTGATTCGGTAACCCTCAGTTCGACGGCCACCCACAGAAAGCTTGAAAATGAACTTGTCTACGATCTCGATAAAACGTCAGATACCATATGTGACGGGCTTACTGTGTTTGGTGATACCGAGACTGAAACCTGGGCCGAAGAGCTGAGATTGGTGAGTAATAACACTGAGGGCGTACGTTGGATTGCCGGTGTATATTTAGAGACCGAGGAGGTAGAGAATGGTCCATACGGGATACAATTTGGAACCTCCGAATCTGCTTACGAGCAGAACTCCGAATCTGTAACTGAAAGTGAGACCATGGCTGTGTTCGGGCAGACAATGATTCCCTTTCTCGACAACTTTGAGTTAACTCTCGGGGCGCGTTATCAGCAAATCGAAAAAGAGATGGATCTGGATACGTACTATGGCCCGGTTGGGGTCAACAACAGCGATCCTTATTACTCTTTGCAAGCGGATAAAACCTGGGACGTCTTTTTGGGCAAGATTGCACTCTCATACCGGTTGAACGACAACTTGAACACATACGCTTCTCTGGCGCAAGGCTATATGCCCGGAGGGTTCAACGATTATGCCGGCTCCGGTTCGGAGGAAGACAATACCTTTGATCCGCAGCAGTCGATCAACTATGAAATCGGCGTCAAGGGGAAGTGGAACCGCCTACGACTTGCCGCCGCTCTCTTTTACATGGATATCGAAGATATTCATATCAGCAAATTCGAGAATGAGGTGTGGGTGACAGATAACGCCGACAGCGCCCACTCCCTGGGCGCGGAACTGGAGCTGACCTATTTCCTGACCGATTCCATTGAATTGACCGCAGCCATAGGAATCATCAAGGCGGAATACGACGACTATGATACCGGCACTGCTGTTTACGACGGTGAATCAATCAAGGATACGCCATCGCATACGGTGCGGATCGGTGCCGCCTACTTCCATCCCAGCGGGTTTTATGATAGTGGGGATGTGGCGAATCAGGGCAAGGTTCCTTATTATAATGATGCCAAAGAAGAGTTCGGCGAGCTGGATAGCTACACCGTCGCCGATGTCAGGATCGGTTATCGCTTCAAAGGCTATGATATCTACGCCTTCTGCAACAACCTGACCGATGAAGAATATATGACCATGTATAGCTCGGGAAGTCGTAGTTCGCTGGGAAACTTTGGCGATCCGCGCACTTTAGGTATCGGGGTTCGCTACAGCTTCTGA
- a CDS encoding AraC family transcriptional regulator — translation MKPWFIKRFSQGIAGEFARKIETMLAVQKQDGVFRCPVLITPSIHVCIHEILGCTYVDARRHLFLGSKALELIMFSFDQLNPDKGQDISCFDLETGSRNFVHKARDIMISDIKNPPSLTELSRMVGVNKTTLNQCFRKVYGVTVFNFLRTFRLEESKRLLQAGNRSVMEVAFEVGYAQQKTFSKEFKKYFGDTPSTFTRNYRQDTGNKRAKRLRRPF, via the coding sequence ATGAAGCCGTGGTTTATAAAACGTTTTTCCCAAGGAATAGCAGGAGAATTCGCTCGAAAAATAGAAACCATGTTAGCGGTCCAAAAACAAGATGGCGTTTTTCGCTGCCCCGTGTTGATTACTCCTTCTATTCATGTTTGTATTCATGAAATCCTCGGATGTACTTATGTTGATGCCCGCAGACACCTCTTTTTAGGAAGTAAAGCCCTGGAACTGATAATGTTCAGTTTTGATCAACTCAATCCTGATAAGGGGCAGGACATCTCCTGCTTTGACCTGGAAACCGGCTCCCGGAATTTCGTCCACAAAGCCAGAGACATCATGATTTCCGATATCAAAAATCCGCCATCCCTGACAGAGCTTTCCAGAATGGTGGGGGTGAATAAAACCACCTTAAATCAGTGCTTTCGTAAGGTTTATGGTGTTACTGTATTTAACTTTCTTCGCACGTTCAGGCTGGAAGAATCCAAGCGTCTGCTGCAAGCCGGAAACCGAAGTGTGATGGAAGTTGCTTTTGAAGTGGGGTACGCCCAGCAGAAAACGTTCTCCAAAGAATTTAAAAAGTATTTTGGTGATACACCAAGCACTTTTACAAGAAACTATAGACAAGATACTGGAAACAAGAGGGCGAAGCGCCTGCGGCGTCCATTTTAA
- a CDS encoding TonB-dependent receptor, protein MKIFQTAIVLISILMAVNQSIADNEQSDTLSLDTITVTANKQEENIQEVPLSITAFDEFTLDDRNISSVDELADYVPNLILIDQGVSGAKTPTMRGVNAGLGTFDVSTAMFVDGVPVTSFAGYEDTLQNIERVEVLRGPQGTLYGKGAQAGAINIITRQPDNDFRGKISVDGGEDYKKEVAFSVSGPIVQDILFFGVSGQYYQKDGWIKNGYTGDDENGHAHWYGKGQLRWAPADNLDISLILSQLEYNNDSIDNGLSENGAATKGLTASGDREVYSFFNSYEDSINSTQSLKVSYDFNDTFNLTSVTSHRLFEEKYAIDFDYNPVENWHNTLDNEYDRISQELRLSSNTEKMNWVLGLYIDKNEDTIDMLIRPLNMSVNRQFSGDGYALFGQLRYALTPKLGVTGGLRYEHQEKDFEDGRIPIFPVFKTDYPL, encoded by the coding sequence ATGAAAATTTTTCAAACAGCTATTGTGCTTATTTCGATCTTGATGGCCGTAAACCAATCCATAGCAGATAATGAACAGTCCGATACATTATCATTGGATACCATCACCGTAACGGCCAACAAGCAGGAGGAAAACATCCAGGAAGTTCCACTGAGCATCACAGCCTTTGATGAGTTTACACTCGATGACAGGAATATTTCTTCTGTCGATGAGTTGGCCGATTACGTTCCAAATCTCATACTCATTGATCAAGGTGTTTCAGGTGCGAAAACGCCAACTATGCGTGGCGTCAATGCTGGATTAGGGACATTCGATGTTTCAACGGCCATGTTTGTTGATGGGGTGCCGGTCACATCATTTGCCGGATATGAAGACACCCTCCAAAATATTGAGCGGGTAGAAGTGTTGCGCGGTCCTCAAGGAACGTTGTACGGAAAAGGTGCTCAAGCCGGTGCTATCAATATTATCACCCGTCAACCAGATAATGATTTTCGTGGAAAGATTTCGGTTGATGGGGGAGAGGATTATAAAAAGGAAGTTGCTTTTAGCGTAAGTGGTCCGATTGTTCAAGATATATTATTCTTTGGGGTGTCCGGACAATATTACCAAAAAGATGGTTGGATTAAAAATGGATACACAGGTGATGATGAAAACGGTCACGCACATTGGTACGGAAAAGGGCAGCTCAGGTGGGCGCCGGCAGACAACCTTGATATCAGCTTAATTCTTTCTCAGCTCGAATATAACAATGACAGCATCGACAATGGGTTAAGTGAAAATGGAGCGGCTACTAAGGGATTAACTGCTTCCGGTGATCGAGAAGTATATTCTTTTTTTAATTCCTATGAAGATTCAATTAACAGCACTCAATCTTTAAAAGTTAGTTACGATTTTAATGATACATTCAATTTAACCTCAGTTACCAGCCACCGCCTTTTTGAAGAAAAGTATGCTATAGATTTTGACTATAATCCCGTTGAAAACTGGCATAATACGCTTGATAACGAATACGATAGAATTTCTCAGGAACTACGCCTTTCATCGAATACGGAAAAGATGAATTGGGTGCTCGGTCTCTATATTGATAAAAATGAAGATACAATTGATATGTTAATACGTCCTTTGAACATGTCAGTAAATAGGCAGTTTAGTGGCGATGGCTATGCCCTTTTTGGCCAACTTCGTTACGCATTAACGCCCAAACTTGGCGTGACAGGTGGTTTGCGTTATGAACACCAGGAAAAAGACTTTGAGGATGGGCGCATTCCCATTTTCCCGGTTTTTAAAACGGACTATCCTCTTTAG
- a CDS encoding TonB-dependent receptor, producing the protein MSGRTKDNSWDDIAPKFSVDYAFTPEFMGYVTIAKGFRPGGFNVWSSVAEYDSFESEELWSYEIGAKTQFFENRLIVNGALFYMDRNDMQATEQTTESMSYTTNAATAISYGAELEVQAKITPKFTMTASVGYINSEFDEYQDYLGDYSGNKVSQVPDYTFSIGGQYRAGNGFYAGVDLIGVGRMYSDRENEYEQDAYQLINAKIGYEAETWDIYLYGKNVFDEDYSMVGESYITYSEPREIGVKLTYRF; encoded by the coding sequence GTGTCAGGTAGAACCAAGGATAATTCTTGGGATGATATTGCGCCTAAATTCAGTGTGGATTACGCCTTCACGCCTGAATTTATGGGATATGTAACGATTGCGAAAGGCTTTCGACCAGGTGGTTTCAATGTCTGGAGTTCAGTTGCGGAATATGACAGCTTTGAAAGCGAAGAGCTGTGGTCCTATGAAATAGGAGCAAAAACTCAATTTTTTGAAAACAGGTTGATCGTAAACGGCGCACTCTTTTATATGGATAGAAATGACATGCAGGCGACAGAGCAGACCACCGAAAGCATGAGCTATACAACCAATGCTGCGACTGCCATCTCCTATGGAGCTGAACTGGAAGTACAGGCAAAAATAACTCCCAAATTCACCATGACGGCAAGCGTTGGTTATATCAATTCGGAATTTGATGAATATCAGGACTACTTAGGTGACTATAGTGGTAACAAGGTTTCTCAGGTCCCTGATTATACATTTTCCATTGGGGGGCAATATAGAGCAGGCAACGGCTTTTATGCAGGAGTTGATTTGATTGGTGTTGGACGCATGTACTCAGACAGGGAAAATGAATATGAACAAGATGCTTATCAACTGATCAATGCCAAAATTGGGTATGAAGCTGAAACCTGGGATATTTATCTCTATGGAAAGAATGTCTTTGATGAAGATTACTCAATGGTAGGTGAGAGTTATATAACCTATAGTGAGCCCCGTGAAATCGGTGTAAAGCTTACCTACCGATTTTAA
- a CDS encoding DUF4198 domain-containing protein, giving the protein MKKILFSLFLLGCSASFAHAHMFWVNVFESDAHQPPHAMVSMGWGHTLPMDDILTDPNSARIGVEKLELYDPALKKTDLIKIKSKITEAEVTNEHFDIFPADLAAQKIALKKDSLPGVYQIGAISKATCYTHYIDNKGRYRIKHKSKDELDNIKEIKGSLKNQSFAKAYITLGKWTNPKPLGHKLEIIPLTDLSNVHVGDMVGVKVLFYGEPQSTSLKNNIYITAGSNTFGLDEGFNLQSFLVEGKAQFRVQSKGQWIINTMKGEDVTKDGKLKDLYGKVDTVYHTASLTFNVK; this is encoded by the coding sequence ATGAAAAAAATTTTATTTTCTCTCTTTCTGTTAGGTTGCAGCGCTTCTTTTGCTCATGCCCATATGTTTTGGGTTAATGTGTTTGAATCCGATGCCCATCAGCCTCCACATGCCATGGTTTCAATGGGCTGGGGGCACACCCTCCCTATGGATGACATACTCACAGATCCTAATAGTGCGCGCATAGGTGTAGAGAAGCTCGAACTCTATGATCCAGCTTTAAAAAAGACGGACCTTATTAAAATTAAGTCAAAGATTACCGAGGCTGAAGTCACGAATGAACATTTCGATATCTTTCCCGCAGATCTGGCCGCGCAGAAAATTGCGTTGAAAAAAGATAGTCTCCCGGGTGTTTATCAAATTGGTGCTATATCAAAAGCAACTTGTTATACCCATTATATAGATAATAAAGGCAGATATAGAATTAAACATAAGTCAAAGGATGAACTTGATAATATCAAGGAAATAAAAGGATCATTGAAAAATCAATCCTTTGCAAAAGCATATATCACTTTGGGAAAATGGACAAATCCTAAACCGTTGGGGCACAAACTGGAGATTATCCCCCTGACTGATCTGAGCAACGTGCATGTCGGCGACATGGTGGGGGTTAAAGTATTATTTTATGGAGAACCCCAGAGTACCTCACTTAAAAATAACATTTACATAACCGCAGGAAGCAACACCTTTGGCTTGGATGAAGGTTTTAATCTGCAATCGTTTTTAGTGGAAGGAAAAGCTCAATTTCGCGTGCAGAGTAAGGGGCAATGGATAATTAATACGATGAAAGGAGAAGATGTAACTAAAGATGGTAAGCTAAAAGATTTATATGGGAAAGTAGACACCGTATACCATACAGCCTCGCTAACTTTTAACGTTAAATAA
- a CDS encoding efflux RND transporter permease subunit: MLCIPFGFIGAVAGHIIMGHSLSILSLFGIVAMADVVVNDALMLIDFANRLVRGDMPVKNAVRAAGIQRFRPIIFTCGGLAPIITITEISFQAQYLIPMAISLEFGIFFATLITLGLCLVFTWYWKTSNAVNRHQQCRVKMGAAGASPSCFQYLVSSFL, encoded by the coding sequence ATGCTGTGCATTCCCTTTGGCTTCATCGGGGCCGTGGCCGGCCATATTATCATGGGGCATTCCCTGTCCATTCTGAGTCTGTTCGGTATTGTGGCCATGGCAGACGTGGTGGTCAATGATGCTTTGATGCTCATTGATTTCGCCAACCGGCTGGTACGCGGCGACATGCCTGTAAAAAACGCAGTCAGGGCTGCCGGGATACAGCGGTTCAGGCCCATTATTTTCACCTGTGGCGGACTTGCCCCGATCATCACGATCACGGAAATTTCGTTTCAGGCCCAATATCTTATTCCCATGGCCATCTCCCTGGAGTTTGGTATTTTTTTTGCCACGCTGATTACCTTAGGCTTGTGCCTTGTCTTTACCTGGTATTGGAAAACATCAAATGCCGTTAACAGACACCAACAATGCAGGGTTAAAATGGGCGCCGCAGGCGCTTCGCCCTCTTGTTTCCAGTATCTTGTCTCTAGTTTCTTGTAA
- a CDS encoding AraC family transcriptional regulator has translation MEPWFIKRFSQGITGDFARKIEEMLDFQKQGDFFCCPVFMTPSIHVCIHEILGCTYVDARRHLFLGSKALELMRFGFDQLNSDKGQDISCFDPATGSRNFVHKARDIIISDIKNPPSLTELSRMVGVNKTTLNQCFRKVYGVTAFNFLRTFRLEESKRLLQAGNRSVAEVAFEVGYAQQKTFSKEFKKYFGDTPSVFTRN, from the coding sequence ATGGAACCGTGGTTTATAAAACGTTTTTCCCAAGGAATAACAGGAGACTTTGCCCGAAAGATAGAAGAAATGTTGGATTTCCAAAAACAAGGTGATTTTTTTTGCTGCCCCGTGTTCATGACCCCTTCTATTCATGTTTGTATTCATGAAATTCTCGGATGTACTTATGTTGATGCCCGCAGGCACCTCTTTTTAGGAAGTAAAGCCCTGGAACTGATGAGGTTCGGTTTTGATCAACTCAATTCTGATAAGGGGCAGGACATCTCCTGCTTCGATCCGGCAACCGGCTCCCGGAATTTCGTTCACAAAGCCCGCGACATAATAATTTCCGATATTAAAAATCCGCCCTCCCTGACAGAACTTTCCAGAATGGTGGGGGTGAATAAAACTACCTTAAATCAGTGCTTTCGTAAGGTTTATGGTGTTACTGCCTTTAACTTTCTTCGCACGTTCAGACTGGAAGAATCCAAGCGTCTGCTGCAAGCCGGAAACCGAAGTGTGGCGGAAGTTGCTTTTGAAGTAGGGTACGCCCAGCAGAAAACGTTCTCCAAAGAATTTAAAAAGTATTTTGGTGATACACCAAGCGTTTTTACAAGAAACTAG
- a CDS encoding TonB-dependent receptor plug domain-containing protein: MKIFQIAIVLISILIAINQSIADSGQSAISLDTITVTANKQEENIQDVPMSITAFDEFTLEDKNITSVRDLTDYVPNLILSDQGVSGSARPVMRGVVAELGTFNVSTAMFVDGIPVLSFNGFEDTLQNIERVEVLRGPQGTLYGKSAEAGAINIITRQPDNTLRGKISVDGGEDYKKDVGFNVSGPIIQDKFFFGVSGKYYSKDGFITNGYTDDEANDEAHWYGKGQFRWTPTDNLDISVIFSQLQYDNDGNTMGLSEDGAASYGWVASGDREVYSDFDTREESKISTQAFKVIYDINDTLNLTSITTHRLFQTDSATDFDFSSVDGLHGTDKSKFDKISQELRLVSNTEKIKGVVGIYYDTDDNSTDQRIETYGTGYDRDHGGKAYAFFGQIRYALMVLLT, from the coding sequence ATGAAAATTTTTCAAATAGCTATTGTATTAATTTCGATTTTGATTGCCATAAATCAATCCATAGCAGATAGTGGACAATCCGCAATATCATTGGATACCATCACTGTAACGGCAAACAAACAGGAAGAAAATATCCAGGATGTTCCAATGAGCATCACAGCCTTCGATGAGTTTACTCTTGAGGACAAGAATATCACTTCTGTTCGCGATTTAACCGATTATGTTCCAAATCTAATTCTTAGTGACCAAGGCGTTTCAGGTTCAGCAAGACCTGTTATGAGGGGGGTCGTGGCAGAATTGGGGACATTCAATGTTTCAACTGCCATGTTCGTCGATGGAATCCCGGTTTTGTCATTTAATGGATTTGAAGATACCCTGCAGAATATTGAACGGGTAGAAGTGTTACGCGGCCCTCAAGGAACGCTGTATGGAAAAAGTGCCGAAGCAGGCGCTATCAATATTATTACCCGTCAGCCAGATAATACTTTACGTGGAAAGATTTCGGTTGATGGGGGAGAGGATTATAAAAAAGATGTTGGTTTTAACGTAAGCGGTCCAATTATTCAGGATAAGTTTTTCTTTGGAGTGTCAGGGAAATATTACAGCAAAGACGGTTTTATTACTAATGGATATACCGATGATGAGGCAAACGATGAAGCACATTGGTATGGCAAAGGCCAATTTAGATGGACGCCGACAGACAACCTTGATATTAGCGTAATTTTTTCTCAGCTCCAATATGATAATGACGGCAACACAATGGGGTTGAGTGAAGATGGCGCAGCTAGTTATGGATGGGTTGCGTCCGGTGACCGGGAGGTCTATTCTGATTTTGACACCAGGGAAGAGTCAAAAATCAGCACTCAAGCCTTTAAAGTCATTTACGATATTAATGATACATTAAATTTAACCTCCATTACCACTCATCGCCTTTTTCAAACTGATTCTGCTACTGATTTTGACTTTAGCTCCGTTGACGGGCTGCATGGTACGGATAAAAGTAAGTTCGACAAAATTTCTCAGGAATTGAGGTTGGTATCAAACACGGAGAAGATAAAGGGGGTGGTCGGTATCTATTATGATACAGATGATAATTCAACTGACCAGAGAATAGAAACCTATGGTACAGGTTACGACAGAGACCATGGGGGGAAGGCCTACGCCTTTTTTGGACAAATTCGTTACGCATTAATGGTTTTGCTAACCTAA
- the istA gene encoding IS21 family transposase, which yields MLKVDQYDYIRTAHRVYGKAIKELARETGHSKNTIKKILKQEYIGYKQRSKQPYPVLGPYIQEIDRWLGDDKDKPYKQRHTATRIYHRLKSELEYSGGETTVRRYVREAKLRLGLTNQQAFIPSDPTTAQEAEVDWGNCQAVIAGEPVKLKLFCIRSKCSGKHFVRCYPCERQQALFDAHIQAFSFFGGVFPVLIYDNLTTVVQKVFKGKKRHLQESYNRFKAYYNFDPRFCNPGQGHEKGGIEGLVGYARRNYMVPIPHADSLDELNTRLLDDCMAYGEHRIAGQTQSVNELFESEKQVLLPLPTTSFSNVETFMVRVNKYATVIIDKNRYSVPTRYAYMRVQAIVEIDQVIIYWSGRKISTHHRLYGNNKWSLKPEHYLELIRQRPQSFDTARPILQWRDQWPDCLEKLLEHFRRKNGVTKGTREFVTVLMLYEKYAVDKIEAAVKEALKSNVGCSNALKQILHSQNISMESQFDPLSNWETLPPADISAYEQLGGIL from the coding sequence ATGCTTAAAGTGGATCAGTATGATTACATCCGAACAGCTCACCGTGTTTATGGAAAGGCCATTAAAGAGCTTGCCAGAGAAACCGGCCATTCAAAAAACACCATAAAAAAAATTTTAAAGCAGGAATACATTGGCTACAAGCAACGATCTAAACAGCCATATCCCGTTCTTGGTCCTTATATCCAGGAGATAGACCGCTGGCTTGGCGATGACAAGGACAAGCCATACAAACAGCGACATACAGCAACCCGGATATACCATCGTCTGAAATCGGAACTCGAGTATTCCGGTGGAGAGACGACGGTTCGCCGTTATGTGCGTGAGGCAAAGCTGAGGCTGGGTTTAACGAATCAGCAGGCATTTATCCCATCAGATCCGACGACTGCCCAGGAAGCCGAGGTAGACTGGGGAAACTGTCAGGCAGTTATTGCCGGCGAACCCGTGAAGCTGAAATTATTTTGCATACGTTCAAAATGTTCGGGCAAACACTTTGTTCGCTGTTATCCCTGTGAAAGGCAGCAAGCTTTATTTGACGCTCATATCCAGGCCTTTTCATTTTTTGGAGGCGTGTTCCCAGTTCTTATCTATGACAATCTGACAACAGTCGTACAAAAGGTATTTAAAGGAAAAAAACGTCATCTTCAGGAATCTTATAATCGGTTCAAGGCCTATTACAACTTCGATCCAAGGTTTTGCAATCCCGGCCAGGGCCATGAAAAAGGTGGGATTGAAGGCCTGGTCGGCTACGCTCGAAGAAATTATATGGTTCCTATCCCACATGCTGACAGCCTGGACGAATTGAACACGCGCCTCCTCGATGATTGCATGGCCTATGGAGAGCATCGCATCGCCGGTCAAACACAAAGCGTCAATGAATTGTTTGAATCAGAAAAGCAGGTATTGCTGCCATTGCCGACAACATCGTTCAGTAACGTTGAGACGTTCATGGTCAGGGTAAACAAATATGCCACCGTTATTATTGACAAGAACCGGTATTCTGTCCCGACGCGCTATGCTTACATGAGAGTGCAGGCGATAGTAGAGATAGACCAGGTGATCATTTATTGGAGCGGCAGAAAAATAAGCACCCATCATCGGTTATATGGAAATAATAAGTGGAGTTTAAAACCGGAACATTATCTGGAGTTGATTCGTCAGCGTCCACAATCATTTGATACCGCCCGGCCAATTTTACAATGGCGTGATCAATGGCCGGATTGCCTGGAAAAGTTATTAGAACATTTTCGCCGGAAAAACGGTGTAACCAAAGGTACCCGGGAATTTGTCACCGTGCTGATGCTGTACGAAAAATATGCTGTCGACAAGATCGAAGCAGCCGTAAAGGAAGCACTGAAAAGCAATGTCGGCTGCAGCAATGCTCTCAAGCAGATTTTACACAGTCAAAACATCTCTATGGAGTCCCAATTTGATCCTTTGTCGAACTGGGAGACACTGCCCCCTGCTGACATCTCGGCATACGAACAGCTTGGAGGTATCTTATGA
- the istB gene encoding IS21-like element helper ATPase IstB: MNPAVQAVLTQHLKTLKLSTMEKELEGQIRQAHEAACGYDEFLLNLVEAEVQIRQENGRKRRLKEARFPMQKPLETFDFEAAPDLDARLIKELSTGTFIKEARNIILIGKSGAGKTHLATSIGMEACRYGHRVRFITGCGLANELTEAREQQALGRMIKRYAGYGLLILDELGYVPFSKIGAELLFQVLTERHERRSIIITTNLGFGDWTQVFGDANLTAALLDRVTHRAHIIQCNWDSYRLKQTLKSRG, encoded by the coding sequence ATGAACCCAGCAGTCCAGGCAGTCCTCACACAGCACTTAAAAACGCTGAAGCTCTCGACGATGGAAAAAGAGTTGGAAGGTCAGATCCGGCAGGCGCATGAGGCGGCCTGCGGCTACGATGAGTTTTTATTGAATCTTGTTGAAGCGGAAGTTCAAATACGGCAGGAAAACGGTCGCAAGCGACGTCTCAAGGAAGCCAGGTTCCCGATGCAGAAACCGCTTGAAACATTTGATTTTGAGGCTGCCCCTGATTTGGACGCCCGGTTGATCAAAGAACTTTCAACAGGGACATTCATTAAAGAAGCCCGGAATATAATTTTGATAGGTAAAAGCGGAGCCGGTAAAACCCATCTGGCAACCAGCATCGGGATGGAAGCCTGCCGGTATGGACATCGAGTTCGTTTTATTACTGGTTGTGGGCTTGCAAACGAACTGACGGAGGCCAGGGAACAACAGGCTCTGGGTAGAATGATAAAACGATATGCCGGTTATGGGCTGTTGATTCTTGATGAATTGGGGTACGTCCCGTTCAGTAAAATCGGCGCTGAATTATTGTTCCAAGTCCTTACCGAGCGCCATGAAAGACGTTCGATCATCATCACTACCAATCTTGGTTTTGGTGATTGGACGCAGGTGTTTGGCGATGCAAATCTTACCGCTGCTCTGCTGGATCGTGTCACTCACCGGGCTCACATTATTCAATGTAACTGGGACAGTTATCGACTTAAACAGACTTTAAAATCGAGAGGATAA